The DNA segment GGGGTATCGTCTAACGGCAGGACAGCTGGTTTTGGTCCAGTTAATCGAGGTTCGAGTCCTTGTACCCCAGATTGAAACGACATGGTGCGGAGTAGAGCAGTCCGGTAGCTCGTCGGGCTCATAACCCGAAGGTCGCAGGTTCAAATCCTGCCTCCGCTACCAAAATAAACCCTCGTAAATACTAGCTTCGCGGACAATCGACAAAAATCAAAAGAAAATCAAAACTCACGAATAAATCACGCATATATCACGGACAACAGCGTCAAACTTATCAATCTTTTTGATAACGAGTTTCAAACGCTGTTGTAGATACTTGAAATCATAACTATGCGGATATTGCTCGGCAAAGGAAGCAAAAACTTAAACGAAAATACAATAACGCGATCGTCATTGACGGCGCGCGTCGGGCGCAAATTCTGCAACGACTAAAAGAAAGCATAATCTTAAACGAAACTTAGGAGTTGGCGAGCGGCGCAAAGCCCTATCTAGCTTTGCGCAGACTTTGGAGATTTAATAACGTAGTAAAGCGCGATTGTAAAGCCAATAGCGATTGCAATCGAAGTCAAAGCCGCGCACATATCACGCCTTCGACCTAAATACTTACCGAAAAAAACATATACGCCCCACAATCAATAACAATAATAAAGTAATTTCTTGATTGATTGCCAATCCAATTACGCCGGCGACGATCAAGCCAATAGCCGTATTTTAAGCGGCGTCCAATATTCTTTTTTTGCCAAGCCTCTATTTTTGCGCCGCCGCGTTTCGTATTGGATCGCGATAAAACATATACGCGCCGCGCCTAACAAAAAAAGGCTAAGAAGCTACAAGTGCGCTCCCAAAAACAGAAGTTCCGTCTTACCGTTATCAAGAGAGCGACAGTAAATACGTTTGGCGTCGCCGTCGCTCCACGCGTAAATTTCGTGCGTTACCTTGCTGTTACGCGAATGGTTTACGGGGTGATAATGAAGGCTTTTTGGATTTGGATGATTCGCCTTTTCCAGAAATTGCGCAAACAGATCGATCTTTTCGTTGATCTCTTGTTTGCGAGGCGGCGTCTCTTTTTCGCACGAATCCAAAAACTCCGTCGTCAAAATAATTTTTTCAGACGGCGACGGGTGAATTTCCCCCCGATAGATTTCCGCTTTGTGCCGTTCAAAAACAAGCTCGCCCCACTCTGTTAGAATACTATGTATCCCGTCGCTAAACCAGTAAATACTGGATTTTTCAGAACGCACGTCAAGCTCTAGCGCGGCGCGGCGAAAATCGCGCAAATCCTTTCTAATGGACTCTTCGTCTTCCATTCTGACCGGAAGGCGCGGGATACGCATAAGCTCGTTAGAGCCTTCAAATATATAGATCGTTTCATCGGCGTAAAACATACCCAGAAGTTGAAGAAATCCCGTTTCCGATTTAAAACCGCCGGAGAGATTGAAAATAACGCGATAACGCGCCGCTCGTTGCGGCTCGATAGTTTTGGCGCACCACTTTACCAGATCGGCGAGCGAACTTCTGAAGCGCTGTAGGTCTGCGGTTTGCAGATCGCAGTGTCATTGGACGCGAATATCCGTAAAACCGCGTTTTTCCAGCCATAATTTAACAATTTTGGCGGTTTCCTCGCCAAGCCAAGTATCGGTCGTCAAGAGATAGTGGGTATCTTTTTGGTTTTCTTTGAGCGTTCGCCCGTCGTAAAACGCCAGAATACCGTTAAGCTCTGCGGAGCCACGTTTGGCGTCTTCATTATCATACTCCACAAAGTTTCGCTTACGATTTTCGATATGTTCGCGAATAAGACCGCGCTCAGAGATTGGAATATCGCCGTCGTTTTTGGCGTTGGCTCGCCGAACAAGCAGTTTGCGAAAATCGTCGTTTCCGTTTAGATTACTAGTCAAAATGCTGGTTCCGCAGGTCGAGAGTATTAGATTCACGCAATCTCCTTTGGCGCGTTAACATTAGTTTTGCCGATACGCGGTATTTTCAGAACGTCGTCGAATTGTAGCTTAACTTTATCTGGCGACGATTCGGAATATCATCGCCCGCGTAGATTGCGAAAAGATTTGCTAAGCGATCGCGAGTTTGAGTAGATTGCGTAGGCAAATTAGGCGGGGCAATTGTTTGATCGCTAAAATTACTCGAATGAACGACGAAGATTTGGATTTTAGCGGGCTAAAACGCTTTAAGCGGCTAAAAAGCGCGACGCTCGATAGCGCCTTCGCGCGCGAGGTAACGCTGGAGGCGAGCTTCACGCGCGGATTGCCGTCGTTTAGCGTCGTCGGGTTAGCCGACGAAGCGATCAGAGAGGCTAAAGATCGCGTAAAATCCGCGCTGCTGCTAAGCGGCTATCAATTCCCGCCGCTAAAAGTTACCGTCAATCTAAGCCCCGGCGATCTAAGAAAAAGCGGATCGCAGATGGACCTACCGATCGCGCTTATTATCGCGTTGCAAAACAAGCCGATCGACTTTGGGGATTTTTTCTGCTTTGCGGAGCTTGGCTTGGACGGGCAAACCAGATCGTCGCCCACGACCTTCGCGTTAGCCCTATCGCTCGCCTCGCAAGGGCTGTTAAAGCGCGTCGTTACCGATCCCGTTAGCGCGCAAGAGCTTGCGCGAATACCGCGCGTAGAGGCTTACGCGGTCAGAACGCTAAACGAGGCGATAGGTTTTTTTAGCGGCGCGAACAAGATCGCGCCCGCGACAAGCGCCGCTCTCAACGCCAAAACTATAACAATCGATCAAACCTACTATTACGAGGAAGAGACGTCGCTTGATTTTCTCGAGGTTCGCGGGCAAAAACAGGCGAAGCGCGCCGCGCTGATCGCCGCCGCGGGCTTTCATAATATCCTATTTAGCGGAGCGCCCGGCACGGGCAAAAGCATGATTATCAAACGAATAGCCGGAATATTGCCGCCCGTGAGTTTAAGCGAGCTGCTGAATATCGCGTCGTTAGAGAGCCTAGAGGGTAAAACGCCCAGCTTCAAAGCCGCCCGACCGCTAAGAAATCCGCATCACACCGCCACAAGAAGCAGCATATTCGGCGGAGGGAGCAAAGAGTCCAAAATGGGCGAAACGGCGTTAGCCAACGGCGGCATTCTGTTTTTCGACGAGCTGCCCCACTTTTCAAAGTCGATCCTAGAGGCGATGCGCGAACCGCTAGAAGATCACCGACTGCTTATCTCGCGCGTCAATAGCAAAATCGTGTATGAAACCCGCTTCTTATTCGCCGCGGCTATGAACCCATGCCCCTGCGGAAATCTATATAGCAAGAGGCGCGAATGCCGTTGCTCTCAAATCGAGATCGAGCGCTATCAAGCGCGCTTAAGCGATCCGTTTTTGGATCGCATCGATCTATTTACGCAGATGTCCGACGGCGAAATCGACGACGAGAAAGGCGTAACGAGCGCGGAGCTAAGATCGCTAACGCTAAAGGCGTTTGTTATGCAAAAAAAGCGCGGGCAGACGCAACTAAACGGCAAATTAAGCGACGCCGAAACGGAACGCTATTGCATTTTTGATCGCCAAGCCGAAGATACGCTAACGCAAGCCGTCCAAAGATTTGCCCTCTCGCGCCGCGCCATTGGTAAAATACGCCGCGTCGCGCGCACCATAGCCGATCTAGACGAAACGGAAACGATTGATAAACGGCGGCTGCTAGAGGCGCTCTCTTTTAGAAAGCGTTAGCCGACGACCGTCGTAAACATACCCGCTTATCTACTTTGTCATATCCGCGCGAAGCGCGTATGGCGGATTTCCAATCTCGCGATTGCATAAAACGGGGCTGATATTTCGCTTGGCTAGAAACGCGCAGGAGTAGCTTTGCGAGAACGCGAGAGCGATCGCGGTTAGGTTTCGCTTATGTTTTTAGCGGCATTTCGCTAAACGCCGCCGCGTTTTTTGGCGCTCTGGTTAAGTTTTGCTTATATTTCGAGCGGTATTTCGTTGGGAAAGAGCGGTGTTTTACCGGGCGAGATATGGCTTAAAGCCAGCCGCGAAAACGTCTTATTTGAAAAAAGCGAGCCTAGTAAAAAGATATTTTGCGGCGCCTCGACACATAGCGAGGCGAGAAAACTATCGGCGTTTCTAGCCTCTCTTAATCCCGCCTCCGCGTTTAATCCCGCGCCGATTAGATCGCCCAAATCTCCCAAAAAGCGCGCCAAACCCTCGCAAAGGCTAAAGGCGATCAGATCGTCGGGCGCGGAGGCTAACTTGTAACTTATAGCGGAGCGTATCAGCCCAAGAGAGTCGATCTCTCCCGCGATCAGTTTGTAATCCGCGCTAGGCGCTTTTATCGCGCCGCCAAAAGCGATATGCTCGAATATCCTATTGCCGGCGGATTTTAGATCGTCGCCAAAACCCAAAATTAGCCCCGCCGCCGCCCAGAGCGAAACGATATTTCTAGGCGCGTTCTCCAACGAAACGGCTTCGATCGGCGCGAGCGTTTCGCCGTATGTTTCGCGGTATTTCGCGATCAGTTTCGCTCCGCTTTGATCGCGTTTTTCTATCGCGGACAAAATCTCTGCTATCGACGGGGGAAAGTTGATTTTCACAAGTTCGATTGCGCCTGTTTTCGGGCTGTTAAAAATAACGCGATCGTCGTAATTTGCGCTAAAGAAAAAGCCGAGATTGGCTTCGTTTTGCAAACCTTTTTCGTCGATCGCGGCGGCAAAAACGCGAAAATGCGGCTCTTTGATCGCCAAAAACCGCGACGAGCTTTGCGGCGTTACGCCTGAGACGATTATATTTTGGTTTTTTAGCGCGGTAACGCGCGGGCGATCGTAGTTTGCCAACGCGATCGCTTGAACGCCGCTTTCGGCGAGCCTTATAGACAGCAGATAGAGATAGAGATCGCCAGCCAACGCGACGTTAACCG comes from the Helicobacteraceae bacterium genome and includes:
- a CDS encoding YifB family Mg chelatase-like AAA ATPase → MNDEDLDFSGLKRFKRLKSATLDSAFAREVTLEASFTRGLPSFSVVGLADEAIREAKDRVKSALLLSGYQFPPLKVTVNLSPGDLRKSGSQMDLPIALIIALQNKPIDFGDFFCFAELGLDGQTRSSPTTFALALSLASQGLLKRVVTDPVSAQELARIPRVEAYAVRTLNEAIGFFSGANKIAPATSAALNAKTITIDQTYYYEEETSLDFLEVRGQKQAKRAALIAAAGFHNILFSGAPGTGKSMIIKRIAGILPPVSLSELLNIASLESLEGKTPSFKAARPLRNPHHTATRSSIFGGGSKESKMGETALANGGILFFDELPHFSKSILEAMREPLEDHRLLISRVNSKIVYETRFLFAAAMNPCPCGNLYSKRRECRCSQIEIERYQARLSDPFLDRIDLFTQMSDGEIDDEKGVTSAELRSLTLKAFVMQKKRGQTQLNGKLSDAETERYCIFDRQAEDTLTQAVQRFALSRRAIGKIRRVARTIADLDETETIDKRRLLEALSFRKR